One region of Bdellovibrio bacteriovorus genomic DNA includes:
- a CDS encoding tetratricopeptide repeat protein codes for MRKLLVLAPLLFVGCGPGRPHLKTLELNREGNKQVQAQAYGPAMDKYLEALRFDPFVGQLHLNLGLSFEGLQQAEKALQSYQEAENLALKEEKLELVFMARFNRAQLLGKAKKVDEALAVYQKALEIIPTSNEVKTNIELLTQSQQGQGGENKQDQQNQQGDQNQQQQQNQDGKDQKDKDPKDQEPKDDKKQVQQSPKYKPRPFQGKELSEADVKKILGELKQQEEKIRAEYNRKEVKEQPRDKDW; via the coding sequence ATGAGGAAGCTTTTAGTTCTTGCCCCTTTATTGTTTGTGGGATGTGGACCGGGAAGGCCGCATCTAAAAACATTGGAATTAAACCGCGAAGGCAATAAGCAGGTTCAAGCGCAAGCATACGGACCGGCGATGGATAAATATCTTGAGGCTTTGCGCTTTGATCCTTTCGTCGGGCAACTGCATTTAAATTTAGGGTTGAGCTTTGAGGGTCTGCAACAAGCTGAAAAAGCTCTGCAATCCTATCAGGAAGCCGAAAACTTGGCTTTAAAAGAAGAAAAGTTAGAGCTTGTTTTTATGGCGCGCTTTAACCGTGCTCAACTTTTAGGAAAAGCGAAGAAAGTGGATGAAGCTTTGGCCGTATATCAAAAGGCCTTAGAAATCATTCCGACGTCTAACGAAGTAAAAACCAATATCGAACTTCTGACTCAGTCCCAACAAGGACAGGGTGGAGAGAACAAACAAGATCAACAAAATCAGCAAGGCGATCAAAACCAGCAACAGCAGCAAAATCAAGACGGCAAAGATCAAAAGGATAAAGATCCCAAAGATCAAGAGCCCAAGGATGATAAGAAGCAAGTGCAACAGTCGCCGAAATACAAGCCTCGTCCTTTCCAAGGAAAGGAACTTTCAGAAGCTGATGTTAAAAAGATTCTGGGCGAGTTGAAACAGCAGGAAGAAAAAATCCGTGCTGAGTACAATCGCAAAGAAGTGAAGGAGCAGCCTCGTGACAAAGACTGGTAA
- a CDS encoding vWA domain-containing protein: MFRFENIAAFNYLWLIPVIVVIGFFFDRRSRQVLQSAIGKRLYPFLSSSVSSKKRAIKNILQLLVVFFFVLALARPQMGESQQEVKSEGVEIIFAVDVSESMTAEDVKPSRLAQAKSELSRLIDLMPGNKVGVVAFAGSAALLSPLTNDPGAIKMYLESLEPSSVSTQGTNFTEALRISKEAFERGGVSTDNTVKVTRVVLIASDGEDHEQGALDEAKKMADEGVRIFSLAYGTEKGGAIPVRDGMGFLKGYKKDRQGQTIITTVKGDALRALAEAGKGSFYFATFGGDQTKLLVEDIGKLERTQFDTTMAVQYEERFQMILFIGILLALLEIFLGERRHSFRFWKGRYEVPPQ, translated from the coding sequence ATGTTTCGCTTTGAAAACATCGCCGCCTTTAACTATCTTTGGTTGATTCCCGTTATTGTCGTGATTGGTTTCTTCTTTGACCGTCGCTCGCGGCAGGTTTTGCAAAGTGCGATTGGTAAAAGACTTTATCCATTCCTTTCAAGCTCCGTATCGTCAAAGAAAAGAGCTATTAAAAACATTCTGCAGCTTTTAGTCGTCTTTTTCTTCGTCTTGGCTTTGGCTCGTCCACAAATGGGTGAGAGTCAGCAAGAGGTGAAAAGTGAAGGTGTGGAAATCATCTTTGCCGTAGACGTCTCTGAAAGTATGACGGCGGAAGATGTAAAACCTTCGCGCTTGGCTCAAGCGAAATCAGAACTCAGTCGTTTGATCGATCTGATGCCGGGAAATAAAGTGGGCGTGGTGGCGTTTGCCGGTTCCGCGGCGTTGCTATCTCCGCTTACGAATGATCCGGGCGCTATCAAAATGTATTTAGAATCATTAGAACCTTCATCCGTATCTACTCAAGGTACGAACTTCACTGAAGCTCTTCGTATTTCTAAAGAGGCTTTTGAGCGTGGTGGCGTTTCAACGGACAACACGGTGAAAGTGACTCGCGTTGTTTTGATTGCCTCTGACGGTGAAGACCACGAGCAGGGCGCTTTGGATGAAGCTAAGAAAATGGCTGATGAAGGGGTTCGTATTTTTTCTCTCGCTTATGGAACTGAAAAAGGCGGAGCCATCCCTGTTCGTGACGGTATGGGTTTTTTAAAAGGTTATAAGAAAGATCGTCAGGGACAAACCATCATCACCACGGTGAAGGGCGATGCTTTAAGAGCTTTAGCTGAAGCGGGTAAAGGAAGTTTCTATTTTGCCACTTTCGGCGGCGATCAAACGAAGCTCTTAGTCGAAGACATTGGAAAATTGGAACGCACGCAATTTGATACGACGATGGCCGTGCAATACGAAGAGCGTTTTCAAATGATTTTATTCATAGGTATTTTGTTAGCTCTTTTAGAAATCTTCTTAGGCGAACGACGTCATTCTTTCCGTTTCTGGAAAGGACGCTATGAGGTGCCACCACAATGA
- a CDS encoding vWA domain-containing protein: MTFHSLAAFWLILPLVLILAWVLWKKRTKTPTLQFGSVELLKSVSPSLRSRLMHLPMLLKGVALIFAIIALARPQTTNTKIRKNVEGIDIVICLDVSDSMLIEDMKPLNRLEAAKETIKKFIEARTSDRIGLVVFAGESFTLVPPTLDYQLILQRVGEITSASSAKIKDGTALGVSMANAAGRLKDSQAKSRVMIFMTDGENNSGTIDPETGLEIAKGYGIKVYSIGIGKDGPTRIPVYTRDIFGQKIKTYQPFESAVNDDLLGRMASETGGKYYRATNEGALQKVFNDIDNLEKTKIDVNKFTSYTEEFPPYLVMALITYLIAILLGRSWLRRVP, encoded by the coding sequence ATGACTTTTCATTCCTTAGCGGCTTTCTGGTTGATCCTTCCTTTGGTTTTAATTTTGGCGTGGGTTCTTTGGAAAAAAAGAACAAAGACGCCGACGTTGCAATTTGGATCTGTTGAACTTTTGAAATCAGTCAGTCCCAGCTTGCGTTCGCGACTTATGCATCTTCCCATGTTGCTTAAGGGCGTGGCACTTATTTTTGCTATCATCGCTTTAGCTCGTCCCCAAACAACGAATACAAAGATCCGTAAGAATGTCGAAGGTATCGATATCGTCATCTGTCTGGACGTTTCTGACAGTATGTTAATCGAAGATATGAAGCCTTTGAATCGTCTTGAAGCGGCAAAAGAAACGATTAAAAAGTTTATCGAAGCCCGAACTTCCGACCGTATCGGTCTGGTCGTTTTTGCGGGTGAGTCGTTCACTTTAGTTCCCCCGACATTGGATTATCAATTAATCCTTCAGCGCGTGGGTGAAATCACCAGTGCCTCCAGCGCCAAAATCAAAGACGGAACCGCATTAGGTGTTTCAATGGCAAACGCGGCGGGACGCTTAAAAGATTCTCAAGCAAAAAGCCGTGTTATGATCTTTATGACAGACGGTGAAAACAACTCAGGCACCATTGATCCAGAAACGGGCTTAGAGATCGCCAAAGGTTACGGCATTAAGGTTTACTCTATCGGTATCGGTAAAGACGGACCGACAAGAATCCCGGTTTACACTCGAGACATCTTCGGCCAAAAGATCAAAACTTATCAGCCGTTTGAAAGTGCCGTGAACGATGATCTTTTAGGTCGCATGGCTTCTGAGACCGGTGGTAAATATTATCGCGCGACAAATGAAGGCGCATTACAGAAAGTCTTTAACGATATCGACAATCTCGAAAAAACGAAAATCGACGTGAATAAGTTCACAAGTTACACGGAAGAATTTCCGCCTTACCTTGTGATGGCTTTAATCACTTATCTTATCGCCATCTTATTAGGAAGATCTTGGTTAAGGAGGGTGCCATAA
- a CDS encoding DUF58 domain-containing protein produces MSLPPEVLKKVKLLEINTRKLVNNLFAGEYHTAFKGQGMTFADFREYVPGDDVRSISWPLTARTGKPYIKTFEEERELTLILAVDVSGSSDFGTGPYFKGEVMTHMAALLAFSAVKNNDQIGLLLFSDQVEHFVPPKKGRGHVHRLLRDLFYYQPKSHRTKLSQGFSYLQGVLKKRATIFVFSDFMDQGFDQSLRLLGRKHDVVACVVNDAAEYSLPKMGVIEVQDAETGEVITVDTSSEAFRTQYEEAVQKNKEQRDRLLRLSQVERVDVRSSEDYVNPLVAFFKKRK; encoded by the coding sequence GTGAGTTTACCTCCAGAGGTCTTAAAAAAGGTTAAGCTCTTAGAGATCAACACAAGGAAGCTTGTGAACAATCTTTTTGCGGGCGAATATCACACGGCTTTCAAAGGCCAAGGGATGACCTTTGCAGACTTTCGCGAGTATGTGCCTGGAGATGACGTTCGTAGCATCTCGTGGCCCTTAACTGCGCGCACGGGAAAGCCTTATATCAAAACTTTTGAAGAAGAGCGTGAGTTGACCCTGATCTTAGCGGTCGACGTCAGTGGTTCCAGTGATTTCGGAACGGGTCCTTATTTTAAGGGCGAAGTGATGACTCATATGGCAGCTCTTTTGGCTTTCTCGGCCGTGAAGAATAACGACCAAATTGGCTTGTTGCTATTCAGTGACCAGGTCGAACATTTTGTGCCTCCGAAAAAAGGGCGTGGTCACGTTCATCGTTTGCTTCGTGATTTGTTTTATTATCAACCCAAAAGTCATCGCACGAAACTTTCTCAAGGCTTTAGCTATTTGCAAGGCGTTTTGAAAAAACGCGCAACGATTTTTGTGTTCAGCGATTTTATGGATCAAGGATTTGATCAAAGTTTACGACTTCTTGGCAGAAAGCATGACGTCGTCGCCTGTGTGGTGAACGATGCAGCTGAATACTCGCTTCCCAAAATGGGAGTCATCGAGGTTCAGGATGCTGAAACGGGTGAAGTCATCACCGTCGACACTTCATCTGAAGCGTTTCGCACTCAGTATGAGGAAGCTGTTCAAAAAAACAAGGAACAGCGTGATCGCCTGCTGCGTTTGTCGCAGGTGGAACGTGTCGATGTAAGATCCAGCGAAGACTACGTCAATCCGCTGGTGGCGTTTTTTAAGAAGAGAAAATAA
- a CDS encoding AAA family ATPase — translation MSEVDIMALNAAIKQESQFIEKMMTEINKVVVGQKEMVEGIMMGLLTGGHILLEGVPGLAKTLTIATVSQSISLDFQRIQFTPDLLPTDLIGTMIFNPKSGEFAPRKGPIFTNIVLADEINRAPAKVQSALLEAMAEKQVTIGEESYKLSNPFLVLATQNPLEQEGTYPLPEAQMDRFMFKINVVYPGKGEELEILNRMGSNEKPVVNPVISKEDLLRASARADQIYVDAKIKNYIVEIIMASRKPGEYGLSRIANLINVGGSPRATISLYRAAKAHAFIRGRGYVTAEDVKAIAYHVMRHRLILTYEAEAENIKSDDIIKEILSQVEVP, via the coding sequence GTGAGCGAAGTTGACATCATGGCTCTGAATGCTGCCATCAAACAAGAAAGCCAATTTATTGAAAAAATGATGACGGAAATTAACAAAGTCGTCGTCGGTCAAAAAGAAATGGTGGAAGGCATCATGATGGGTTTGCTGACGGGTGGACACATCTTGCTAGAAGGTGTCCCTGGTTTGGCGAAAACTTTAACCATCGCCACGGTGTCGCAATCAATTTCTCTGGATTTCCAAAGAATCCAATTCACTCCGGATCTTTTACCTACGGATTTGATTGGTACGATGATCTTCAATCCAAAATCAGGGGAGTTCGCACCAAGAAAAGGTCCGATCTTCACGAACATCGTTTTGGCCGATGAGATCAATCGTGCGCCTGCAAAAGTTCAATCCGCACTTCTAGAGGCCATGGCGGAAAAACAAGTCACCATTGGTGAAGAGTCTTATAAACTTTCGAATCCATTCTTAGTGCTTGCGACTCAAAACCCGCTCGAACAAGAAGGAACCTATCCGTTACCGGAAGCGCAAATGGACCGTTTCATGTTCAAGATCAACGTCGTTTATCCAGGTAAAGGTGAAGAGCTTGAGATCTTAAACCGCATGGGTTCAAACGAAAAACCTGTCGTGAATCCGGTGATCTCGAAAGAAGATCTTCTAAGAGCTTCTGCACGCGCCGACCAAATTTACGTCGACGCAAAAATCAAAAACTACATTGTAGAAATCATCATGGCTTCACGTAAGCCGGGTGAGTACGGTCTTAGCCGTATCGCAAACTTAATCAATGTCGGTGGTTCACCGCGCGCGACGATCAGTTTGTATCGTGCTGCAAAAGCTCACGCATTTATTCGTGGTCGCGGTTACGTGACGGCAGAAGACGTGAAGGCGATTGCTTATCACGTGATGAGACATCGTCTGATCCTGACTTACGAAGCCGAAGCCGAAAACATCAAGTCAGACGACATCATCAAAGAAATCCTTAGCCAGGTTGAGGTTCCATAG
- a CDS encoding M56 family metallopeptidase: MINNNTKVWIFILTSCLALLVVGYQLGERLGLLIGFLLSLLLNFFVFFYGESRVLAKLNAKRLKGQDSWGLISKVEKISAELGMPAPAIYITPHTSANAFCVGHSWKRGSLGFTAGLLQKLDEKELEAVVAHQICHIRRLDTFAFGVSSTLANSIVGLGQFLDNLLPYNLQFFMPLLSPVGWLIIKFVVGEKSFFENDLMASELLENRGRLGEVLWRMEGLAQTNPLEIPPCTSHLFMVNPEGFKQKNLFLKSHPAIEVRLQKLMGYYPI, translated from the coding sequence ATGATTAACAACAATACAAAAGTCTGGATCTTCATTCTTACAAGCTGCTTAGCACTTCTTGTCGTCGGTTATCAGTTGGGCGAACGCCTGGGATTGTTAATCGGTTTCCTGCTGTCGCTGCTATTAAACTTCTTCGTTTTCTTTTACGGAGAAAGCCGCGTTCTTGCGAAGCTCAATGCAAAACGCCTTAAAGGCCAAGACTCTTGGGGTTTGATTTCTAAAGTAGAAAAAATCTCTGCTGAACTTGGAATGCCAGCTCCCGCGATCTACATCACACCGCACACGTCGGCGAATGCTTTCTGCGTGGGGCATTCTTGGAAGCGCGGATCATTGGGCTTCACTGCCGGACTTTTACAAAAGCTCGATGAAAAAGAATTAGAAGCCGTGGTCGCCCATCAAATTTGTCACATCCGTCGCCTGGATACTTTTGCATTTGGCGTCAGCAGTACACTCGCCAATTCCATCGTGGGCTTGGGGCAATTCTTAGACAATCTTCTTCCGTACAACTTGCAGTTCTTTATGCCTTTGTTGTCTCCGGTAGGATGGCTCATTATTAAGTTTGTTGTCGGCGAAAAATCTTTTTTTGAGAATGATTTGATGGCCTCAGAACTTCTGGAAAATCGCGGAAGACTGGGCGAAGTTTTGTGGCGCATGGAAGGGTTGGCTCAGACCAATCCGTTAGAGATTCCGCCATGCACAAGTCACCTTTTCATGGTGAATCCAGAAGGTTTTAAACAAAAGAATTTATTTTTGAAATCCCACCCTGCCATTGAAGTGCGTTTGCAAAAATTGATGGGTTACTACCCCATCTAA
- a CDS encoding DUF1844 domain-containing protein: MGEKLEASFSVLIMSIASSAVMAMGLAPNPQTGETSKDKNMARFNIDLLLVLQEKTKGNLTGDETKFLENLISDLQMKYVSI; encoded by the coding sequence ATGGGTGAAAAATTAGAAGCCTCTTTTTCTGTACTTATCATGTCCATTGCCTCTTCCGCTGTTATGGCCATGGGTCTAGCTCCCAATCCGCAAACTGGCGAAACATCCAAAGACAAGAATATGGCTCGCTTTAATATCGACCTTCTTCTGGTGCTTCAAGAAAAGACCAAAGGAAATCTGACTGGCGATGAAACCAAATTTTTGGAAAACTTAATAAGTGATTTGCAAATGAAGTACGTGTCCATCTAA
- a CDS encoding trypsin-like peptidase domain-containing protein, protein MKKFLVLLLAVSMVAPVTEAQTVLPKDAPKLKLSDPLPGNLFVELAKAVNPAVVNISTTALPKNMPGRRDPMLDMLEQLYGFRMQQPQQQQRPQQMGLGTGFIIREDGLIITNNHVIAGADVINVQLNEKSKDVYEATLIGSDERTDIALIKITPKAGEKLPYAVLGSSKDLEVGEWVTAFGNPFGHGHSMTKGIVSSKGRDITEINKIPLIQTDASINPGNSGGPLVNTKGQVIGVNSAIDARAQGIGFAIPIDEVKAILPVLESKGRIARGYIGAALGDLDPDAAEYLGLGDVRGAVITNMDPKGPAFKSGMKTYDIVTEFNGKTIRNSLDLMDAVADSPIGKPAKAKVIRNNKEVSLSVNVAERAEDKRIVKAQAKSYEGQKAPFNLGFSVMDPTPELRTEWGLPSDMKQPVVIETERSSAASRGGLRVGDVVLDVNKKPVDNTKDVLKHLKKGDNTLRIARNTRIQIINITAN, encoded by the coding sequence ATGAAGAAGTTCTTAGTGTTGCTTCTTGCGGTGTCCATGGTTGCACCGGTGACCGAAGCACAAACAGTTTTACCAAAAGACGCACCGAAATTAAAACTCAGCGATCCTCTTCCGGGAAATCTTTTTGTTGAGTTGGCAAAAGCCGTAAACCCTGCGGTTGTAAATATCTCTACCACCGCTCTTCCTAAAAATATGCCAGGTCGTCGTGATCCGATGCTTGATATGTTGGAACAGCTTTATGGTTTCCGCATGCAACAACCTCAACAGCAACAGCGTCCGCAACAAATGGGCTTGGGAACAGGCTTCATCATTCGTGAAGATGGTTTGATCATCACCAACAATCACGTGATCGCGGGTGCCGATGTCATCAATGTTCAGCTGAACGAAAAATCCAAAGACGTCTATGAAGCGACGTTGATCGGAAGCGATGAAAGAACAGATATCGCGTTAATTAAGATCACCCCTAAAGCCGGCGAAAAGCTTCCTTACGCTGTTCTTGGTTCTTCAAAAGATCTAGAAGTGGGTGAATGGGTCACCGCTTTCGGTAATCCGTTTGGCCACGGTCACTCAATGACTAAAGGTATCGTTTCTTCAAAAGGTCGCGACATCACAGAAATCAATAAAATTCCTTTGATCCAAACAGATGCGAGCATCAATCCGGGGAACTCCGGCGGTCCTCTGGTAAATACAAAAGGACAAGTCATCGGCGTGAACTCCGCCATCGATGCCCGCGCTCAGGGTATTGGCTTTGCCATTCCTATCGATGAAGTGAAAGCCATCCTTCCTGTACTTGAATCTAAAGGGAGGATTGCTAGAGGTTACATCGGCGCGGCATTGGGAGATTTGGATCCTGATGCTGCTGAGTACTTGGGTCTTGGTGATGTTCGTGGTGCAGTTATCACAAACATGGATCCGAAAGGACCTGCTTTCAAATCAGGAATGAAAACTTATGACATCGTCACTGAGTTTAACGGAAAAACCATCCGCAACTCTTTAGACTTGATGGATGCCGTGGCTGACTCCCCGATCGGAAAACCGGCAAAAGCCAAAGTCATCCGCAACAACAAAGAAGTTTCATTGTCAGTGAACGTGGCTGAGCGCGCAGAAGACAAACGCATCGTCAAAGCTCAGGCAAAATCTTACGAAGGTCAAAAAGCTCCATTCAATTTAGGCTTCTCTGTGATGGACCCAACGCCAGAACTAAGAACAGAATGGGGTCTTCCTTCAGACATGAAACAACCGGTCGTGATTGAAACCGAGCGCTCCAGCGCCGCATCCCGCGGAGGCCTGCGCGTCGGCGACGTAGTTCTAGATGTGAACAAAAAGCCTGTGGACAACACCAAAGATGTCCTCAAACACCTCAAAAAAGGCGACAACACCCTCAGAATCGCCCGCAACACCCGCATCCAAATCATCAACATCACCGCCAACTAA
- the spoVG gene encoding septation regulator SpoVG: MKVTEVKVFPVNEDRLKAYVSITLDNCFVVRDLKVIQGTSGLFVAMPSKKRKDGQFRDIAHPLNQETRTMIEDLIFEAYEKELKSMGETLVNLKRQKAPNSDYGDDY, encoded by the coding sequence ATGAAAGTCACCGAGGTCAAAGTATTTCCAGTCAATGAGGACCGCCTTAAGGCCTACGTGTCCATCACTCTCGACAATTGTTTCGTCGTCCGCGACCTGAAAGTGATTCAGGGAACCAGCGGCCTTTTCGTGGCGATGCCCAGTAAAAAACGCAAAGATGGTCAGTTCCGCGATATCGCACATCCGTTAAATCAGGAAACGCGAACAATGATCGAAGATCTGATCTTTGAAGCTTATGAAAAAGAATTAAAATCCATGGGAGAAACCCTCGTAAATCTGAAACGCCAAAAGGCGCCTAACAGCGACTACGGCGACGATTACTAA
- a CDS encoding dihydrofolate reductase family protein — protein sequence MITGHVFIATSLDGFIARMNGDIEWLLTRDDPNEDHGYNDFIKDVDGIVMGRGTYEKALTFESWYYNLPVVVLSKTLTEEDVPEHLKDKVQISALSPREVLLHLEKKGWRRAYVDGGQTIQSFLREKLISDLVITSVPVLIGGGRPLFGSLIEDISLTHIKTQVFPSGLIQSKYEVNR from the coding sequence ATGATTACTGGACATGTCTTCATCGCTACGAGTCTTGACGGTTTCATCGCCCGGATGAACGGCGATATCGAATGGCTCCTCACTCGGGACGATCCGAACGAGGATCACGGTTACAACGACTTCATTAAGGACGTTGACGGAATTGTCATGGGCCGCGGAACCTACGAAAAAGCTCTCACATTCGAAAGTTGGTACTACAATCTTCCCGTGGTCGTTCTCTCGAAAACGCTTACCGAAGAGGACGTGCCCGAACATCTCAAAGATAAGGTTCAAATTTCAGCACTTTCTCCGCGAGAGGTACTGTTGCATTTAGAGAAAAAAGGATGGAGGAGGGCTTACGTGGATGGCGGTCAAACCATTCAGTCCTTCCTTCGAGAGAAATTGATTTCTGATCTCGTGATCACTTCTGTTCCGGTTCTCATAGGCGGAGGACGTCCGCTGTTCGGCTCGCTGATTGAAGACATCTCTCTCACGCACATCAAAACGCAGGTTTTTCCATCGGGCCTTATTCAATCCAAATACGAAGTGAACCGATGA
- the soxR gene encoding redox-sensitive transcriptional activator SoxR — translation MFGANELGQTLSVGELSKRSGVPVSAIHFYEEKGLIKSWRTEGNQRRFPRGMLRVVAIIKAAQSVGFSLLEIAETLKLLPQDRSPSQADWQKISTKWKKDLEERITHMTKLKDQLNSCIGCGCLSLKECPLRNPKDRLAKKGPGAALL, via the coding sequence ATGTTTGGCGCAAATGAATTAGGACAAACACTGAGTGTTGGAGAGTTATCGAAAAGATCCGGCGTTCCTGTATCTGCTATTCATTTTTATGAAGAAAAAGGCCTGATCAAATCATGGCGCACGGAAGGCAATCAAAGACGCTTTCCTCGAGGCATGTTGCGTGTAGTTGCTATAATTAAAGCGGCGCAAAGTGTTGGGTTTTCTTTACTGGAAATCGCAGAAACCTTGAAACTGTTGCCTCAGGATCGTTCGCCCTCACAAGCTGACTGGCAAAAGATATCAACAAAATGGAAAAAAGATCTTGAAGAGCGAATCACGCATATGACGAAGCTGAAAGATCAATTGAATAGCTGCATTGGTTGCGGATGTTTATCTCTGAAAGAGTGCCCGTTAAGAAATCCAAAAGACAGATTAGCGAAAAAAGGTCCCGGCGCCGCTCTTCTCTAA
- a CDS encoding FMN-binding glutamate synthase family protein, whose amino-acid sequence MRKEFYIALVVVCVLNVLFYFYWTIGLLSLFFFVPFFALGIRDIRQTRHAIKSNFPVFGHFRYLLESIRPEINQYFIESNTDGRPFSREQRSVVYQRAKKVLDTVPFGTQHDVYKQGYEFVTHSMYPKHVSEKDLRIMVGGEKCKQPYSLSLLNISAMSFGSLSTNAILSLNGGAKDGDFAHNTGEGGISPYHLEMGGDLIWQIGTGYFGCRTHDGVFDPELFKKNSRHPHVKMIEIKLSQGAKPGHGGILSGKKVTQEIANIRNVPLGKDVISPPGHSAFHDAAEMLTFIETLRELSGGKPVGIKLCLGHRREFEELVSLMAQKNSYPDFIAVDGAEGGTGAAPLEFSNYMGMPGIDALVIVVDTLKKFGVRDKVKVLATGKITTAFDIVKLLCIGADATYAARSMLLALGCIQALRCNNNKCPTGVATQDPNLVKGLHVPTKRERVKNFHGETLGTVAHIIGAMGFSRHQDLSRADLYKRIDENHIKTYQDLYPEPAPLNSGHSEEVLVKSLKPETV is encoded by the coding sequence ATGAGAAAAGAGTTTTACATCGCCCTTGTGGTCGTGTGTGTGTTGAACGTTTTATTTTATTTCTATTGGACGATCGGGTTGTTATCTCTCTTCTTTTTCGTTCCTTTCTTCGCGTTGGGTATTCGCGATATTCGTCAAACTCGTCACGCGATCAAATCGAATTTTCCGGTCTTTGGCCATTTCCGCTATCTTTTGGAATCAATTCGCCCCGAGATCAATCAATACTTTATTGAGTCGAATACAGATGGTCGCCCGTTCAGTCGTGAACAACGTTCGGTGGTTTATCAGCGCGCCAAAAAAGTTTTAGACACTGTTCCGTTTGGAACTCAGCACGACGTTTATAAACAAGGCTATGAGTTCGTGACTCATTCCATGTATCCCAAGCATGTCAGCGAAAAAGATCTGCGCATCATGGTGGGCGGAGAAAAATGTAAACAGCCTTACTCTTTATCCTTACTAAATATCTCTGCGATGAGCTTTGGCTCTCTTTCGACGAACGCGATTCTATCCTTAAATGGCGGCGCTAAAGATGGCGACTTCGCTCATAACACGGGGGAAGGCGGTATTTCTCCGTATCATTTGGAAATGGGTGGAGATCTCATTTGGCAAATCGGAACAGGTTATTTCGGTTGCCGCACTCATGACGGCGTTTTTGATCCCGAACTTTTCAAAAAGAATTCGCGACACCCTCATGTGAAAATGATTGAGATCAAGCTGTCTCAAGGTGCTAAGCCAGGTCATGGCGGAATTTTGTCGGGAAAGAAAGTCACGCAAGAGATCGCCAATATTCGTAACGTTCCTTTGGGGAAAGACGTGATTTCTCCTCCGGGACATAGTGCTTTCCACGATGCCGCAGAGATGTTGACCTTCATTGAAACCTTGCGCGAGCTTTCCGGCGGGAAACCTGTCGGTATTAAACTGTGCTTAGGTCATCGCAGAGAATTTGAAGAGCTGGTGTCTTTGATGGCGCAAAAGAACTCTTATCCCGACTTCATCGCGGTTGATGGGGCGGAAGGTGGAACCGGTGCCGCACCTTTGGAATTCTCAAACTATATGGGGATGCCCGGCATCGACGCTTTAGTGATTGTCGTAGACACCCTGAAAAAATTCGGCGTGCGCGATAAAGTAAAAGTATTGGCGACAGGAAAAATCACCACTGCGTTTGATATCGTGAAGCTTCTTTGTATTGGTGCTGATGCCACTTATGCAGCTCGCTCGATGTTGTTGGCCTTGGGTTGTATTCAAGCACTTCGCTGCAACAACAACAAGTGCCCGACCGGTGTAGCAACCCAAGATCCAAATTTGGTAAAAGGTCTGCACGTTCCCACGAAGCGCGAACGTGTTAAGAATTTCCACGGCGAAACCCTGGGAACAGTGGCGCATATTATCGGTGCGATGGGATTCTCAAGACATCAAGATCTCAGCCGCGCGGACTTATACAAGCGTATTGATGAAAATCATATTAAAACTTATCAGGATCTTTACCCTGAGCCGGCGCCCCTGAACTCGGGTCATAGTGAAGAAGTCCTAGTGAAGAGTCTTAAGCCGGAGACTGTTTAA